The Corynebacterium camporealensis genome contains a region encoding:
- the pdxR gene encoding MocR-like pyridoxine biosynthesis transcription factor PdxR: MPLRLEPDVSRALPIQIAEAIRGQVTKGILLPGERVLSTRALATQLGVSRGSVVTAYDQLTAEGYLTAAVGSGTVINPQLPHAQAPETPGPLANKRASTGLTLTPGLPDTAGILTPEWRAAWREAANHPLSDTTELPREIAHHLRHMRGLKVDPRRIVVTAGARDGLTLLLRAIGGHLRIGVESPGYPSLRRIPAALGHDLIEVPTDHDGVTVPGVLDALIVTPSHQYPYGTSLPAARRAALVEWARDHDALIIEDDFDSELRYVGQPLPALTALGPEHTVLLGTFSSVISPSIACGYVVLPERLLEPVADIRRIFGQPVGAIPQAALAHYMASGALRRHTGRMRRAYKRRRDVVQDILSDVPGATLLPIIGGLHAVLLCDEAVVERAADNGLSLKPLRDYWGGAAAEEGIVLGFGHLSDEELRKALEILRSALEQPSHD, encoded by the coding sequence ATGCCCCTTCGCCTTGAACCAGACGTTTCCCGTGCCTTACCCATCCAGATTGCTGAGGCAATACGCGGCCAAGTCACGAAGGGAATTCTGCTGCCCGGTGAACGCGTTCTGTCCACCCGTGCACTCGCCACGCAACTAGGTGTTTCCCGAGGTAGCGTCGTTACCGCCTACGACCAACTCACTGCCGAGGGCTACCTCACTGCCGCGGTCGGGTCGGGCACGGTCATCAACCCGCAACTGCCGCATGCACAGGCCCCGGAAACCCCCGGCCCGCTTGCGAACAAGCGTGCATCGACAGGACTCACACTGACTCCGGGGCTGCCCGACACCGCTGGCATTCTTACCCCCGAATGGCGGGCCGCATGGCGGGAGGCAGCCAATCATCCGCTGTCTGATACCACCGAACTTCCCCGCGAGATCGCCCATCATCTGCGACACATGCGCGGGCTGAAAGTCGACCCGCGGCGCATTGTGGTCACCGCCGGCGCCCGCGATGGACTTACGCTCCTTCTCCGCGCCATTGGCGGGCACCTGCGCATTGGCGTGGAATCACCCGGATACCCGAGCCTACGACGCATCCCAGCCGCCTTGGGCCACGACCTTATCGAAGTCCCGACTGACCACGACGGTGTCACGGTCCCTGGTGTACTCGACGCGCTCATCGTCACGCCCAGCCATCAGTACCCTTACGGCACCTCCCTGCCAGCTGCACGCCGGGCCGCACTCGTTGAGTGGGCACGCGATCACGATGCCCTCATCATTGAAGACGACTTCGACTCTGAACTGCGCTATGTTGGCCAGCCTCTGCCCGCCCTGACAGCCCTCGGACCCGAACACACTGTCTTGCTCGGCACGTTCTCGTCAGTGATTTCGCCGTCGATTGCCTGTGGCTACGTTGTTTTACCCGAACGACTCCTGGAACCAGTGGCGGATATCCGTCGCATCTTTGGCCAACCCGTCGGTGCCATCCCCCAAGCAGCTTTGGCGCACTACATGGCCAGCGGTGCTTTGCGACGCCACACCGGCCGCATGCGCAGAGCCTACAAGCGCCGCCGTGATGTGGTGCAGGACATACTTTCCGATGTCCCTGGCGCCACCCTGCTTCCCATCATCGGTGGCCTGCACGCGGTGTTGCTCTGTGACGAAGCTGTTGTGGAACGCGCTGCCGACAATGGGCTAAGCCTGAAACCCCTCCGTGACTACTGGGGTGGTGCTGCCGCAGAAGAAGGCATCGTCTTGGGCTTTGGCCACTTAAGCGATGAAGAACTGCGCAAGGCGCTCGAAATTCTCCGGTCAGCGCTAGAGCAGCCCTCGCACGACTAA
- a CDS encoding alpha/beta hydrolase has protein sequence MNASTSALKSRVLAVLTAIAVAMGMAYVAGTPQAQAAPRDYLRHDSNGMCTWDPVMYYVQRCDVWSESMGRHIPVQIQPAKNGGNAGLYLLDGLRARNDTNAWVKDVNAAKTYEHHNITLVMPVGGEASFYQDWRGPATYDLVNPVNYKWETFLTSELPGYLERNFGVARNNNSIAGLSMGGTAAITLAGKHPNQFRQALSYSGYLTTSIPGAHTFMRLALLDAGGYNINAMYGTMISPQRFENDPFMQIQNLRNTDVYISAASGIPGPGDASYLPQHRASGAVLEGFANVTTRAFEVGARVQGVNVTTNYPGQGLHNWKQFGYQLERSKPQVLNVMNAW, from the coding sequence ATGAACGCATCGACTTCTGCGCTGAAGAGCCGCGTCCTTGCGGTGCTGACCGCTATCGCAGTTGCAATGGGCATGGCATATGTCGCAGGCACCCCGCAGGCACAGGCTGCCCCGCGTGACTACCTGCGCCATGATTCCAACGGCATGTGCACCTGGGATCCGGTTATGTACTACGTCCAGCGCTGTGACGTCTGGTCGGAGTCTATGGGCCGCCACATCCCGGTCCAGATTCAGCCGGCTAAGAACGGCGGCAACGCTGGTCTGTACCTCCTGGACGGTCTGCGTGCTCGCAACGACACCAACGCATGGGTCAAGGACGTCAACGCCGCTAAGACCTACGAGCACCACAACATCACTCTCGTGATGCCAGTGGGCGGCGAGGCTTCCTTCTACCAGGACTGGCGCGGTCCGGCGACCTACGACCTGGTTAACCCGGTTAACTACAAGTGGGAGACCTTCCTGACCAGCGAGCTGCCAGGCTACCTGGAGCGCAACTTCGGTGTTGCTCGCAACAACAACTCCATTGCTGGTCTGTCCATGGGTGGTACCGCCGCAATCACTCTGGCTGGCAAGCACCCGAACCAGTTCCGTCAGGCACTGTCCTACTCCGGCTACCTGACCACCTCCATTCCGGGTGCTCACACCTTCATGCGTCTGGCACTGCTGGATGCTGGCGGATACAACATCAACGCTATGTACGGCACCATGATCAGCCCGCAGCGTTTCGAAAACGATCCGTTCATGCAGATCCAGAACCTGCGCAACACTGACGTTTACATCTCTGCAGCATCCGGTATCCCGGGTCCGGGCGATGCAAGCTACCTGCCGCAGCACCGCGCATCTGGTGCCGTGCTGGAGGGCTTCGCCAACGTCACCACCCGCGCATTCGAGGTCGGTGCCCGCGTACAGGGCGTCAACGTCACCACCAACTACCCGGGCCAGGGCCTGCACAACTGGAAGCAGTTCGGCTACCAGCTGGAGCGCTCCAAGCCACAGGTTCTCAACGTGATGAACGCCTGGTAA
- a CDS encoding decaprenyl-phosphate phosphoribosyltransferase — translation MSDLRPDDGSQRVFHSEPHTSGIDTGRKRKPPKNLADGMVKALRPKQWVKNVLVLAAPAAAGADALFHSRVLLDVLLAFIVFCLGASSIYLINDAKDVEADREHPTKRFRPIAAGVLPVGLAYAMTVALIVASIGLSFLATDGVSLAIVMAVYIALQLGYCFGWKHLPVIDIGLVSSGFMLRTMAGGVAAGIELSQWFLLVAAFGSLFMASGKRYSEILLAERTGAKIRKSLEGYTPTYLRFVWTLAATAVVMSYSLWGFELSNSAVGAAAVWYQVSMVPFTIAILRYAADVDRGHGGAPDEIALEDRVLQILALAWLACIAMAVYIIPAL, via the coding sequence ATGAGCGATCTGAGACCAGACGACGGTAGCCAACGCGTCTTCCACTCCGAACCTCACACGTCCGGTATTGACACCGGTCGCAAGCGCAAGCCACCGAAGAACCTCGCCGATGGCATGGTCAAGGCGCTGCGCCCGAAGCAGTGGGTCAAAAACGTCCTCGTGCTGGCTGCTCCGGCAGCTGCGGGTGCTGATGCGCTCTTCCACAGCCGAGTGCTTCTCGACGTCCTGCTGGCGTTTATCGTCTTCTGCCTTGGCGCGTCCTCGATCTACCTGATCAACGATGCCAAGGACGTTGAGGCCGACCGGGAGCACCCGACCAAGCGCTTCCGCCCGATTGCCGCAGGCGTGCTGCCGGTGGGCTTGGCCTATGCCATGACTGTGGCGCTCATTGTGGCGTCGATTGGTCTGTCCTTCCTGGCTACCGACGGTGTCTCGCTGGCTATCGTGATGGCCGTCTACATTGCGCTGCAGTTGGGCTACTGCTTCGGCTGGAAGCACCTGCCAGTGATTGATATCGGACTGGTGTCTTCTGGCTTTATGCTGCGTACGATGGCCGGCGGTGTCGCTGCAGGCATTGAGCTGTCCCAGTGGTTCTTGCTGGTGGCAGCCTTTGGTTCGCTGTTTATGGCTTCCGGTAAGCGCTACTCGGAGATCCTCCTGGCAGAGCGCACCGGCGCGAAAATTCGTAAGTCCCTGGAGGGCTACACCCCGACCTACTTGCGTTTCGTCTGGACTCTGGCCGCTACGGCCGTGGTGATGTCGTATTCGCTGTGGGGCTTTGAGCTGTCCAACTCTGCTGTTGGTGCCGCGGCTGTTTGGTACCAGGTCTCCATGGTTCCGTTTACCATTGCGATTCTGCGCTATGCCGCTGACGTCGACCGCGGTCATGGTGGCGCACCGGATGAAATCGCACTAGAGGACCGTGTCCTGCAGATTCTCGCCCTGGCATGGCTGGCGTGTATCGCTATGGCTGTCTACATCATCCCTGCGTTGTAG
- a CDS encoding phosphatase PAP2 family protein has product MPNKLSVAESHVLENIQQAAFDVPGVLPTARGLSHFGEHALGWMGLAALGAGIDKRRRRRWAAVGFSAFSAHAASVILKRVVRRRRPDYSYVRIGVGTPSKLSFPSSHSTSTAAFLYAVARMTGNSAPLLGVPVMMASRMVLGVHYPSDTACGAALGMATAETIYQLERKYA; this is encoded by the coding sequence ATGCCCAATAAGCTCTCCGTTGCAGAGTCACACGTACTGGAAAACATCCAGCAGGCAGCATTCGACGTCCCGGGCGTTCTGCCCACCGCACGGGGCTTAAGCCATTTTGGTGAGCATGCTTTGGGCTGGATGGGTCTGGCTGCGTTGGGAGCGGGCATCGATAAGCGTCGGCGCCGCCGGTGGGCTGCAGTGGGCTTTTCTGCCTTCAGCGCGCATGCTGCCAGCGTGATTTTAAAGCGCGTGGTGCGTCGTCGCCGTCCGGATTATTCCTACGTTCGCATTGGCGTGGGTACTCCGTCTAAGCTTTCCTTCCCGTCCTCGCATTCGACCTCGACTGCAGCGTTCCTCTATGCAGTGGCACGCATGACGGGCAACTCCGCACCGCTGTTGGGTGTGCCGGTGATGATGGCCTCGCGTATGGTTCTCGGGGTGCATTACCCCTCTGATACCGCGTGCGGTGCCGCACTGGGCATGGCGACTGCAGAAACGATTTACCAACTAGAAAGGAAGTACGCATGA
- a CDS encoding glycosyltransferase: MTTSTREPLARILLPKRGEPFDVRMLYLIEAEQNRERLRWSDRSSVTIPAGEEVSFQTYFNSFPASYWRRWSQLDSVVLAMDIDGLANVSIYRSNQNGQRISVDNHLVDSGTHEFEIPLRNFEDGGLLWFDVTAEKETIVSNAAWCAPHAPQAQTLPDGSELPAAEKRVAVGIPTFNRPADAVAALQALQKDPVVDEIIDYVLMPDQGNQHPADYPGYDEAVAHFGERFREFRQGNLGGSGGYSRIMYEALENTDSPFILYMDDDIAIEPDSILRAVQVARYAASPIIVGGQMLNLQERSQLRTSGEKVHRHDFMWGAAENAVYDHDFAEHPLNDLGDAASRRDIGYEEAHKDPTKYNSRDLHRRVDVEYNGWWMCLFPRVVAETNGQPLPLFIKWDDTEYSLRAAQNGFPTVTWPGAAIWHMAWTDKDDAIDWQAYFHLRNRLIVAALYHDGDPAGISKSIFKSTLKHTMCMEYSTMAIQLEAMRDFLRGPGQLFDILETSLPRINKIRSEYSDAVVIDSADELPAPTGAPGVPTKNVRGALGKVRKLRWAAKGLKNMLSKEDPAHHEAPQLNLTANEARWFTLSQLDSATVSTAGGTGVAFRKRDRELARDLVKQTRELLKEIEDNFDDLREKYREALPELTARESWKKVFDAQ; this comes from the coding sequence GTGACTACTTCTACGCGAGAGCCGCTTGCACGCATCCTGCTGCCGAAGCGCGGCGAGCCTTTCGATGTCCGCATGCTCTACCTGATCGAAGCGGAGCAGAACCGTGAGCGCCTGCGCTGGTCCGACCGTTCCAGCGTCACCATCCCGGCTGGCGAGGAAGTTTCCTTCCAGACCTACTTCAACTCTTTCCCGGCGTCCTACTGGCGCCGTTGGTCCCAGCTCGATTCCGTGGTCCTGGCCATGGACATCGACGGCCTGGCGAACGTGTCCATCTACCGCTCCAACCAGAATGGCCAACGCATCAGCGTAGACAACCACCTGGTGGACAGCGGCACCCATGAGTTTGAGATCCCGCTGCGTAACTTCGAAGACGGCGGTCTGCTGTGGTTCGACGTCACTGCAGAAAAAGAAACCATCGTCTCGAATGCTGCCTGGTGTGCGCCGCACGCCCCGCAGGCGCAGACGCTTCCCGATGGCAGCGAGCTGCCGGCGGCAGAGAAGCGCGTGGCTGTCGGCATTCCGACCTTTAACCGTCCGGCTGATGCTGTTGCCGCACTGCAGGCACTGCAAAAGGACCCGGTCGTCGACGAGATCATCGACTACGTACTGATGCCGGACCAGGGCAACCAGCACCCGGCTGATTACCCAGGCTACGACGAGGCCGTCGCGCACTTCGGTGAGCGTTTCCGCGAATTCCGCCAGGGCAACCTGGGCGGTTCCGGTGGTTACTCCCGCATCATGTATGAAGCACTGGAAAACACCGACTCGCCGTTCATCCTCTACATGGACGATGACATCGCGATTGAGCCGGATTCCATCCTGCGTGCTGTTCAGGTAGCCCGCTACGCTGCCTCGCCGATCATCGTTGGTGGTCAGATGCTTAACCTGCAGGAGCGCTCGCAGCTGCGCACCTCCGGTGAAAAGGTTCACCGCCATGACTTCATGTGGGGTGCCGCAGAAAATGCCGTCTACGACCACGACTTTGCCGAGCACCCACTAAATGATCTGGGCGATGCCGCATCCCGTCGCGATATCGGCTACGAAGAAGCCCACAAGGATCCGACCAAGTACAACTCGCGTGACCTGCACCGTCGCGTCGATGTGGAATACAACGGCTGGTGGATGTGCCTCTTCCCACGCGTAGTCGCAGAGACCAACGGTCAGCCACTGCCGCTGTTTATTAAGTGGGATGACACCGAGTACTCCCTGCGTGCAGCGCAGAATGGCTTCCCGACGGTGACCTGGCCAGGCGCTGCCATCTGGCACATGGCCTGGACCGACAAGGACGACGCCATTGACTGGCAGGCCTACTTCCACCTGCGCAACCGCCTGATTGTCGCCGCGCTCTACCACGACGGTGACCCAGCTGGAATTTCGAAGTCGATTTTCAAGTCCACGCTCAAGCACACCATGTGCATGGAATACTCCACCATGGCTATCCAGCTCGAAGCCATGCGTGACTTCCTGCGCGGACCAGGCCAGCTCTTCGACATCCTGGAGACCTCCCTGCCGCGCATCAACAAGATTCGCTCGGAATACTCTGATGCGGTCGTCATCGACTCTGCAGACGAGCTGCCGGCACCGACCGGCGCGCCGGGCGTTCCGACCAAGAACGTCCGTGGCGCACTGGGCAAGGTCCGCAAGCTGCGCTGGGCCGCCAAGGGCCTGAAGAACATGCTGAGCAAGGAAGACCCGGCTCACCACGAAGCACCGCAGCTGAACCTCACCGCGAATGAGGCCCGCTGGTTTACCTTGTCCCAGCTCGATTCGGCGACCGTGTCCACCGCAGGTGGCACTGGCGTGGCCTTCCGCAAGCGCGACCGCGAGCTGGCTCGCGACCTGGTCAAGCAGACCCGCGAGCTGCTCAAGGAAATCGAGGACAACTTCGATGACCTGCGCGAGAAGTACCGCGAGGCCCTGCCGGAGCTGACCGCACGTGAGTCCTGGAAGAAGGTCTTCGATGCCCAATAA
- a CDS encoding three-helix bundle dimerization domain-containing protein, producing the protein MINANERKFDTIRKDLHASYGQSYSAEEIDAKLDEVIAKHTASATLEEYVPVMVEREVKDYFGEHRMHVRFSAGTNHSLAQAAVALTRKHAGNALHVDAAVAHPEHTEEGHMAHVLGERGMGEQDRNYLDEVRTVSMPDFIVYLGRELPRDEAGKDIKIWDIPQAESLEETRDLADDLEARVLYMLNRLGIEPITERESVDA; encoded by the coding sequence ATGATTAACGCAAACGAGCGCAAGTTCGACACCATCCGCAAGGATCTGCACGCTTCTTATGGCCAGAGCTACTCGGCAGAAGAAATTGATGCCAAGCTTGATGAGGTTATTGCGAAGCACACCGCCAGCGCGACGCTGGAAGAATACGTTCCCGTCATGGTGGAACGCGAGGTTAAGGATTACTTCGGCGAGCACCGCATGCACGTGCGTTTCTCGGCTGGTACCAACCACTCCCTGGCACAGGCTGCAGTGGCGCTAACCCGCAAGCACGCTGGTAACGCATTGCACGTCGACGCTGCTGTGGCTCACCCGGAGCACACCGAGGAAGGCCACATGGCCCACGTTCTCGGCGAGCGTGGCATGGGCGAGCAAGACCGCAATTACCTCGACGAGGTACGTACCGTGTCTATGCCGGATTTCATCGTTTACTTAGGCCGCGAACTGCCGCGCGATGAGGCCGGCAAGGACATCAAGATCTGGGATATCCCACAGGCAGAAAGCCTGGAAGAGACCCGCGATCTGGCCGATGACCTCGAGGCCCGCGTGCTCTACATGCTCAACCGCCTGGGCATTGAGCCGATTACGGAACGCGAGTCCGTCGACGCGTAA
- a CDS encoding TetR/AcrR family transcriptional regulator, whose protein sequence is MEESPAARKRDPQARIRAIRKAASDIIVEDGAEALTHRAVAKRAGVAVGTTTKYFKTLDDLRVSALELMREESEQELDYIAEGMAKADDEAAFLAGMLDDFYSDPRRSHADAAMAYAEIFNEDIHDLGMHWSSRFSEILDPYIGSTRAQTLMLLLHGYVIDAAVHNKQLPRPTLEAIIRGILNMPVSEGDET, encoded by the coding sequence ATGGAGGAATCACCCGCAGCCCGCAAACGCGACCCGCAAGCTCGTATTCGCGCAATCCGCAAGGCGGCCAGCGACATCATCGTTGAAGATGGCGCGGAGGCATTAACCCACCGGGCCGTCGCAAAGCGTGCAGGCGTCGCCGTAGGAACGACCACCAAGTACTTCAAGACTTTGGACGACTTACGTGTGTCAGCTTTAGAGCTGATGCGTGAAGAATCAGAACAAGAATTGGATTACATCGCCGAGGGAATGGCAAAAGCTGACGATGAAGCTGCATTCCTCGCAGGCATGTTGGACGACTTCTACAGCGACCCCCGTCGCAGCCACGCGGATGCGGCAATGGCTTACGCCGAAATCTTCAATGAAGACATTCATGACCTCGGCATGCACTGGTCATCGCGCTTCAGCGAAATCCTTGACCCTTACATTGGGTCGACTCGCGCTCAGACACTGATGCTGCTTCTCCACGGCTATGTCATTGACGCCGCTGTGCATAACAAGCAGCTCCCCCGCCCGACCCTGGAAGCAATTATCCGGGGAATTCTAAACATGCCTGTTTCTGAAGGAGATGAAACGTGA
- a CDS encoding MFS transporter, with protein MTTLTKDVQQQPQLSRPRRWAAHFVLSFALIAITTDMTILNVAIPQISADIQPTSTQQLWIIDAYSLVMAGMLISMASIGDRWGRRRMLKLGYFIIGLASFLVIFAESAAFLIALRVMLGFGAAMVMPSTLSMIRVIFTDGKERAAALSIWAAVAGLGAAVGPLLGGILLDNFSWQAAFLISVPFMVLALIGTLLWVPESKVPNPGRWDGFAALLSLVGMVALVWAIKEFGKQISFAVPSAWIAGLFGLALLTWFVLRCLRSDAPLIEMRLFTYRVFSAGIVAALTASFAMSAALLLLAQWLQLVNGATPFEAGLQLMPLALAAAVSSLGAPPLAQSIGTRATIALALVFGGAGLFYVGIQGEDLVIADIYIALVLVGAGMGALAVGSAMILGGAPVSKAGNASAMEDTAYEFGASLGIAILGSISSLMYRNNLEERPSFLALPNDIIEAAEDSLGSAVAAAEALDLPQLQQFAGEAFTESLSMAGLVGGTILLAVSIVVFFMTPKGTDITKLGH; from the coding sequence GTGACCACTCTGACCAAGGACGTGCAGCAGCAACCGCAGTTGTCTCGTCCCCGGCGCTGGGCCGCACACTTTGTGCTGAGCTTCGCGCTCATTGCCATTACTACGGATATGACCATCCTGAACGTGGCTATCCCGCAGATCAGTGCGGATATTCAGCCCACCAGCACCCAGCAGCTGTGGATTATTGATGCTTACTCGCTGGTAATGGCCGGCATGCTGATCTCCATGGCATCCATTGGTGACCGCTGGGGACGCCGTCGCATGCTCAAACTGGGTTACTTCATTATCGGCTTGGCCAGCTTCCTGGTGATTTTCGCTGAGTCCGCGGCCTTCCTTATTGCCCTCCGTGTCATGCTGGGCTTTGGCGCCGCCATGGTCATGCCATCAACGCTGTCGATGATTCGTGTCATCTTCACCGATGGCAAAGAACGCGCCGCTGCGCTGAGCATCTGGGCTGCCGTAGCCGGGCTGGGCGCCGCCGTCGGTCCGCTGCTCGGTGGCATCTTGCTGGATAACTTCTCCTGGCAGGCCGCCTTCCTCATCAGTGTTCCGTTCATGGTTTTGGCTCTCATCGGTACCTTGCTGTGGGTTCCTGAATCCAAGGTGCCTAACCCTGGTCGTTGGGACGGCTTTGCCGCACTGTTGTCCCTGGTGGGCATGGTCGCCCTGGTCTGGGCCATCAAGGAATTCGGCAAGCAAATTAGCTTTGCTGTTCCTTCCGCCTGGATTGCTGGTCTGTTCGGGCTTGCCCTGCTGACCTGGTTCGTCTTGCGCTGCCTGCGCAGCGATGCCCCACTCATTGAGATGCGCCTGTTTACCTACCGCGTCTTTAGCGCCGGCATTGTTGCAGCACTGACCGCTAGCTTTGCGATGTCCGCAGCCCTTCTCCTGCTGGCCCAATGGCTCCAGCTGGTCAATGGCGCTACTCCTTTCGAGGCAGGCCTACAACTAATGCCACTTGCGCTGGCAGCTGCGGTTTCTTCGCTCGGCGCACCGCCATTGGCGCAGTCCATCGGCACGCGTGCCACTATCGCACTGGCCTTGGTCTTTGGTGGCGCAGGACTGTTCTACGTGGGAATTCAGGGCGAAGACCTGGTCATCGCGGATATCTACATCGCGTTGGTCCTGGTTGGTGCTGGCATGGGTGCACTAGCGGTGGGCTCCGCGATGATTCTGGGCGGTGCTCCAGTGAGCAAGGCCGGCAATGCTTCTGCAATGGAAGATACCGCCTACGAATTTGGCGCTTCCTTGGGCATTGCCATCCTGGGCAGCATTTCTTCGCTGATGTACCGCAACAACTTAGAAGAGCGCCCCTCCTTCCTGGCATTGCCGAACGACATCATCGAAGCCGCCGAGGATTCCCTGGGCAGTGCCGTTGCCGCCGCAGAAGCTCTGGACCTGCCACAACTGCAGCAATTTGCGGGTGAAGCATTCACCGAGTCGCTGTCTATGGCCGGCCTAGTCGGCGGCACCATCCTGCTGGCCGTTTCCATTGTGGTGTTCTTTATGACGCCCAAGGGCACAGACATCACCAAGCTCGGCCACTAG
- a CDS encoding IclR family transcriptional regulator, with product MSDSPHVINRAAAILEAVASAGAAGARLLDLAEQTGISRPTVHRMLTSLRKVGYIEQLDTKRYILGQQLALLGLAAPPPLLRFTELHTVAQELADKIGDTAYISARYFHGTYYLARAHGSFPVRMESVEVGEIMPLTSTYSGIALMSQLPEEQQESLLERMEHTVRKEWTKIVTPEHKDTVRAAIRQCQEHGYLYGEEYVLPGLTGAAILAPPVAGMPQVVVSISAIKSRMPEQRKDEVLTALSDAAQHVQAVLERRNTD from the coding sequence ATGAGTGATAGCCCGCACGTCATTAACCGCGCCGCCGCCATTTTGGAGGCAGTGGCGTCGGCAGGCGCTGCGGGCGCTCGTCTACTTGATCTGGCTGAACAAACCGGGATTTCTCGTCCCACTGTGCATCGTATGCTCACCAGCTTGCGCAAGGTCGGCTACATCGAGCAGCTCGACACTAAGCGCTATATCCTTGGCCAGCAACTCGCTCTTCTTGGGCTCGCGGCCCCACCGCCGTTGTTGCGGTTCACTGAACTGCACACCGTAGCCCAAGAACTCGCCGACAAAATCGGCGATACTGCCTACATCAGCGCCCGCTATTTCCACGGCACGTACTACCTCGCACGCGCGCATGGCAGCTTCCCCGTCCGCATGGAATCCGTCGAAGTCGGTGAAATCATGCCGCTGACCTCCACCTACAGCGGCATCGCATTAATGAGTCAGCTGCCCGAGGAACAACAAGAATCCCTCCTAGAGCGCATGGAACACACCGTGCGCAAAGAGTGGACAAAGATCGTCACCCCTGAGCACAAAGACACCGTGCGCGCCGCGATCCGCCAGTGCCAGGAACACGGCTACCTCTACGGCGAGGAATATGTCCTTCCTGGACTTACCGGCGCCGCCATCCTCGCCCCACCCGTAGCCGGCATGCCACAGGTCGTCGTCAGTATCTCCGCGATCAAAAGCCGCATGCCCGAACAGCGCAAGGACGAAGTCCTCACCGCGCTTTCCGATGCCGCACAGCACGTCCAGGCAGTCCTGGAACGACGCAACACCGACTAG